One region of Rhodocaloribacter litoris genomic DNA includes:
- a CDS encoding bifunctional 3,4-dihydroxy-2-butanone-4-phosphate synthase/GTP cyclohydrolase II — protein sequence MTQAHPPTPSPPFDRIEDAIADIRAGRLVIVVDDEDRENEGDFIAAAELVTPELVNFMAKEGRGLICVPITRERAQELDLGMMVPSNTALYDTPFTVSVDYRIGTTTGISAADRARTIRALADPKARPEDFGRPGHVFPLRAQQGGVLRRAGHTEAAVDLARLAGLYPAGVLVEIMNDDGTMARVPELREIARRFDMRLITIKDLIAYRMRTEKLIERVVEVQMPTRYGDFRLVAYEERLTGDVHLALTKGTWNEDEPVLVRVHSQCVTGDIFGSKRCDCGDQLARAMQQVEREGRGVVLYMKQEGRGIGLLNKLRAYRLQEEGLDTVEANEALGFKMDHRDYGIGCQILRDLGIRKLRLMTNNPTKRIGLAGYGLEIVERVPIEIPPNEVNERYLQTKRDRMGHLILNNTSEHDEEVLRHIL from the coding sequence ATGACCCAGGCGCATCCGCCCACGCCGTCGCCCCCGTTTGACCGGATTGAAGACGCCATCGCCGACATCCGGGCCGGCCGGCTCGTCATTGTGGTCGACGACGAAGATCGCGAAAACGAAGGCGACTTCATCGCCGCCGCCGAGCTGGTGACGCCCGAACTGGTCAACTTCATGGCCAAGGAAGGGCGGGGACTCATCTGCGTACCCATCACCCGGGAACGGGCTCAGGAACTCGACCTCGGGATGATGGTGCCCTCCAACACCGCCCTCTACGACACCCCCTTCACCGTGTCGGTCGACTACCGGATCGGCACCACCACGGGCATCTCGGCGGCCGACCGGGCGCGGACCATCCGGGCCCTGGCCGACCCGAAGGCACGGCCCGAGGACTTCGGACGGCCCGGTCACGTCTTCCCGCTGCGGGCCCAGCAGGGCGGGGTGCTGCGGCGCGCCGGCCATACCGAGGCCGCCGTCGACCTGGCCCGGCTGGCGGGGCTCTACCCGGCCGGCGTGCTCGTCGAGATCATGAACGACGACGGCACCATGGCCCGTGTGCCCGAGCTCCGCGAGATCGCCCGCCGGTTCGACATGCGGCTCATCACCATCAAGGATCTGATCGCCTACCGGATGCGCACCGAGAAGCTGATCGAGCGCGTCGTGGAGGTGCAGATGCCCACGCGCTACGGGGATTTTCGCCTCGTGGCCTACGAAGAGCGCCTCACGGGCGACGTCCACCTGGCGCTGACGAAAGGGACGTGGAACGAGGACGAGCCCGTGCTCGTGCGGGTGCACTCCCAGTGCGTCACCGGCGATATCTTTGGCTCGAAGCGATGCGACTGCGGCGACCAGCTCGCCCGCGCCATGCAGCAGGTCGAACGCGAAGGCCGGGGCGTCGTCCTGTACATGAAGCAGGAAGGGCGCGGCATCGGACTGCTCAACAAGCTACGCGCTTACCGCCTGCAGGAGGAAGGGCTGGACACGGTCGAGGCCAACGAGGCGCTGGGATTCAAGATGGACCATCGCGACTACGGCATCGGCTGCCAGATCCTCCGCGACCTGGGTATCCGCAAGCTGCGGCTGATGACGAACAACCCGACCAAGCGCATCGGACTGGCGGGTTACGGCCTGGAGATCGTCGAGCGCGTGCCCATCGAGATCCCTCCCAACGAGGTCAACGAGCGCTACCTGCAGACGAAGCGCGACCGCATGGGGCACCTCATCCTGAACAACACGTCCGAGCACGACGAGGAGGTGCTCCGGCATATCCTCTGA
- a CDS encoding cobalamin-dependent protein (Presence of a B(12) (cobalamin)-binding domain implies dependence on cobalamin itself, in one of its several forms, or in some unusual lineages, dependence on a cobalamin-like analog.), with amino-acid sequence MSDAQTILSTREAASLLGVHESSIKRWCNEGALSCRTTAGGHRRIPVDALVRFASERRMNLPLLAFGDEAARVGRGLLRAQREGDFTDLYEVAYDALAHGDVERFTRLLTFLRRHDVSPARLFDHLVGPVMRRIGEGYVTGHLSVGEEHRMTGLVRDAILRLDAPAGEGLRKQRNGRKRRVAVVGCLQGEVHELGALMVRHVLAARGWQVIYLGLDVPTEEFAGQQHRHEAQLMCISMMPPRGLPEALAAVRLLDRMYDPKRPCRLALGGPGLPEDRDLRDVAPRFLEARFFSRMEPFDRWIQAIEA; translated from the coding sequence ATGAGCGACGCGCAGACCATACTGTCCACCCGGGAGGCGGCCAGCCTGCTGGGGGTGCATGAATCCTCGATAAAGCGCTGGTGCAACGAGGGGGCGCTCTCCTGCCGGACGACGGCGGGAGGCCACCGGCGCATCCCGGTCGACGCGCTGGTCCGCTTCGCTTCGGAGCGGCGGATGAACCTTCCGCTGCTGGCGTTCGGAGACGAAGCGGCCCGCGTCGGACGGGGGCTGCTCCGGGCGCAACGCGAAGGCGACTTCACGGACCTGTACGAGGTGGCGTACGACGCACTGGCCCACGGCGACGTCGAGCGTTTCACCCGGCTTCTGACGTTCCTCCGCAGGCACGACGTATCCCCTGCCCGGCTGTTCGACCACCTGGTCGGCCCGGTGATGCGCCGGATCGGAGAGGGCTACGTGACTGGGCACCTCAGCGTCGGCGAGGAGCACCGCATGACCGGGCTCGTGCGCGACGCGATCTTACGACTCGATGCGCCGGCGGGCGAGGGCCTGCGCAAGCAGCGCAATGGCCGGAAGCGCAGGGTCGCCGTGGTGGGTTGCCTGCAGGGGGAGGTGCACGAACTGGGCGCCCTCATGGTGCGGCACGTGCTGGCGGCCCGTGGCTGGCAGGTCATCTACCTCGGGCTGGATGTGCCCACGGAAGAGTTCGCCGGGCAGCAACACCGGCACGAGGCACAACTGATGTGCATCTCGATGATGCCGCCCCGGGGCCTGCCGGAAGCCCTCGCCGCCGTGCGCCTGCTCGACCGCATGTACGACCCGAAAAGACCCTGCCGTCTGGCCCTCGGCGGGCCGGGCCTGCCCGAAGATCGGGATCTGCGCGATGTGGCCCCTCGCTTCCTCGAGGCCCGCTTTTTCTCACGCATGGAGCCGTTCGACCGGTGGATACAGGCCATCGAAGCCTGA
- a CDS encoding MerR family transcriptional regulator, whose translation MKSDKIQGNAMLSPPSFRTLKAKFIGRRPGGAVATPLDPGRPRDHQRTQRFMEEEGIKKLYYSISEVAELLGEKAHVLRYWETEFPQLHPRKSRAGKRIYTEDDIAVLRRIQALLRDEKYTIAGARQALEEERKASDGAKKDETAFRRELLELRVFLEKLLKSL comes from the coding sequence GTGAAAAGCGACAAAATACAGGGCAACGCGATGCTTTCGCCTCCTTCCTTTCGTACTTTGAAGGCAAAATTCATCGGGCGGCGGCCGGGCGGTGCCGTTGCGACGCCCCTGGACCCCGGTCGCCCGCGGGATCATCAGAGAACGCAGCGTTTCATGGAGGAAGAAGGCATCAAGAAACTGTATTACTCCATCAGCGAGGTGGCCGAACTGCTGGGCGAGAAAGCACACGTACTCCGTTACTGGGAGACCGAGTTCCCGCAGTTGCACCCGCGCAAGAGCCGGGCCGGCAAGCGGATCTACACCGAGGACGACATCGCCGTGCTCCGGCGGATCCAGGCGCTTTTGCGCGACGAGAAGTACACCATCGCCGGGGCCCGGCAGGCGCTGGAAGAGGAGCGAAAGGCGTCCGACGGCGCAAAAAAGGATGAAACGGCCTTTCGCCGGGAACTTCTCGAGCTCCGCGTATTTTTAGAGAAGCTCTTGAAAAGCCTCTGA
- the folE gene encoding GTP cyclohydrolase I FolE has translation MTMPTLYTSTSQGDGAAGEPVPVPAMPRTDTNTPATSLLARNLARVIELLGEDPEREGLLKTPERVAKALQFLTQGYTQDPRAILTSALFEEDYSEMILVRDIEVFSLCEHHMLPFFGRAHVAYIPNGQIVGLSKIPRVVDVFARRLQVQERLTIQIRDAIEEVLQPQGVAVVIEATHLCMVMRGVQKQHSITTTSAMSGLFMEDTSARAEFMRLVQGG, from the coding sequence ATGACGATGCCTACCCTGTACACGTCCACCTCCCAGGGCGACGGTGCGGCCGGTGAACCCGTTCCGGTCCCCGCGATGCCCCGGACCGACACAAACACGCCTGCGACCTCGCTCCTCGCGCGCAACTTGGCGCGGGTGATCGAACTGCTCGGCGAGGACCCCGAGCGGGAGGGCCTTCTGAAAACCCCCGAGCGCGTGGCGAAAGCCCTCCAGTTCCTCACCCAGGGCTACACGCAGGACCCCCGCGCCATCCTCACCAGCGCCCTGTTCGAGGAAGACTACAGCGAGATGATCCTCGTCCGCGACATCGAGGTCTTCTCCCTCTGCGAGCACCACATGCTCCCGTTCTTCGGTCGGGCGCACGTGGCCTATATCCCGAACGGCCAGATCGTGGGGCTGAGCAAGATCCCGCGCGTGGTGGACGTGTTCGCACGGCGGTTGCAGGTGCAGGAGCGGCTGACGATCCAGATCCGCGACGCCATCGAGGAGGTGCTGCAGCCGCAGGGGGTGGCGGTGGTGATCGAGGCGACGCACCTGTGCATGGTGATGCGCGGCGTACAGAAACAGCACTCGATCACGACGACGAGCGCCATGAGCGGGCTGTTCATGGAAGACACGAGCGCACGCGCCGAGTTCATGCGGCTGGTGCAGGGGGGCTGA
- a CDS encoding DMT family transporter, with product MTDTRASGWKTDAMLLFVTLVWGCNFPVIKAVLAVMPAHAMNAVRLLISALVLGGYYAVQGRRQGTPLLAPLRQAPGMLLALGLLGYFLYQVAFIVGLDHTAAGSAAIIMASVPLWSALVGHTFGFERLRRLGWAGLLVTLVGTALIVVFGPRTVDFGGGVLFGNVVMVGAAVCWGCYTALNRPVLRRVSPLALSLFGLLFSLPLLFLVALPSFDEIAWGRVNGWTWAALLYSGGLSTGLAPVLWSASVHRVGAAHTTAFGNLVPFIALFAGFFFLDEPINLAQLLGGGLIIAGIMLVRRVRGTARPPARV from the coding sequence ATGACCGACACCCGAGCCTCCGGCTGGAAGACGGACGCCATGCTGCTGTTCGTCACCCTGGTCTGGGGTTGCAACTTTCCCGTGATCAAAGCCGTGCTGGCCGTGATGCCGGCACACGCCATGAACGCCGTGCGGCTGCTCATCTCCGCGCTGGTGCTGGGAGGTTATTACGCCGTCCAGGGGCGGCGTCAGGGCACGCCGCTCCTGGCCCCGCTCCGCCAGGCGCCGGGGATGCTCCTCGCGCTGGGGCTGCTCGGCTACTTCCTGTACCAGGTGGCGTTCATCGTGGGCCTGGACCACACGGCGGCGGGCAGCGCCGCCATCATCATGGCGAGCGTGCCGCTGTGGTCCGCGCTGGTCGGTCACACTTTCGGATTCGAACGGCTGCGCCGGCTCGGCTGGGCCGGCCTGCTGGTGACCCTCGTCGGCACGGCCCTCATCGTGGTCTTCGGCCCCCGCACGGTCGACTTCGGGGGCGGCGTGCTCTTCGGCAACGTCGTGATGGTCGGTGCCGCCGTCTGCTGGGGATGCTACACGGCGCTCAACCGGCCCGTCCTGCGCCGGGTCTCCCCGCTGGCGCTCTCGCTCTTCGGCCTCCTGTTCTCCCTGCCCCTGCTCTTCCTGGTAGCCCTCCCCTCGTTCGACGAGATCGCGTGGGGACGGGTGAACGGATGGACGTGGGCGGCCCTGCTCTACTCGGGCGGCCTCTCGACGGGGCTGGCGCCGGTGCTCTGGAGTGCCTCGGTGCACCGGGTGGGAGCCGCCCACACCACCGCCTTCGGGAATCTGGTGCCGTTCATCGCCCTCTTCGCCGGCTTCTTTTTCCTGGACGAACCGATCAACCTGGCGCAGTTGCTCGGCGGAGGCCTCATCATCGCCGGCATCATGCTCGTTCGACGGGTACGGGGAACCGCCCGGCCGCCGGCCCGCGTGTAA
- a CDS encoding ISAs1 family transposase, which produces MSETCFIRYFDHLEDPRRDQGKRHRLEHVLVIALCAVVAGAEGWDDIATFAQAKVSWLTQRLDLKHGTPSGDTFRRVLAAICPEAFARGFVRWVEALAQQTAGEVIAIDGKTLRRSYDKDDPKAALHMISAWACEQHLVLAQEKVSAKSNEITAIPALLEVLDLEGCIVTLDAMGTQTEIAEAICAQGADYVLALKGNQGLLHREVRAYFEQGRTRHWRAMPVAYAERCDLGHGRKEVRRLWISTDVAWVPKAEAWRDLNSLVMVEHERHTQQGVSLERRFYISSLATTAEQMLDIIRSHWGIENQLHWVLDVVFREDESRIRRDHGGQNMAVVRQLALNLLRKDETKRLSLRMKRKRAGWDDAFLAQIVGI; this is translated from the coding sequence ATGTCTGAGACCTGCTTTATTCGCTATTTTGACCACCTTGAGGACCCCCGACGCGATCAGGGCAAACGCCACCGGCTCGAGCACGTGCTCGTGATCGCCCTCTGTGCCGTTGTTGCCGGTGCTGAGGGCTGGGATGACATCGCCACGTTCGCCCAGGCCAAAGTCTCCTGGCTGACCCAACGGCTCGACCTCAAACATGGCACGCCCTCGGGCGACACCTTCCGCCGCGTCCTGGCCGCCATCTGCCCGGAGGCCTTCGCCCGCGGCTTCGTACGCTGGGTGGAGGCGCTGGCCCAACAGACGGCCGGCGAGGTCATTGCCATCGATGGCAAGACGCTGCGCCGCAGTTACGACAAAGACGACCCGAAGGCCGCCCTGCACATGATCTCGGCCTGGGCGTGTGAGCAGCATCTGGTGCTGGCGCAAGAGAAGGTCTCGGCCAAGAGCAATGAGATTACCGCGATTCCGGCGCTTCTGGAGGTGTTGGACCTCGAAGGCTGCATTGTGACGCTCGATGCGATGGGCACGCAGACCGAGATTGCCGAAGCGATCTGCGCGCAGGGGGCGGACTACGTGTTGGCCCTGAAGGGCAACCAGGGCCTGCTCCACCGTGAGGTGCGGGCCTACTTCGAGCAGGGGCGCACGCGGCACTGGCGGGCGATGCCGGTCGCCTACGCGGAGCGCTGTGACCTGGGGCACGGGCGCAAGGAAGTGCGTCGGCTGTGGATCTCGACCGATGTGGCCTGGGTGCCCAAGGCCGAGGCGTGGCGTGACCTGAACAGCCTCGTGATGGTCGAACACGAGCGCCACACGCAGCAGGGCGTGAGTCTGGAGCGCCGCTTCTACATCAGCAGCCTCGCGACCACAGCGGAGCAGATGCTGGATATCATCCGGAGTCACTGGGGCATTGAGAATCAGCTGCACTGGGTGCTCGATGTGGTGTTTCGGGAGGATGAGAGCCGTATTCGGCGCGATCACGGGGGGCAGAACATGGCGGTGGTGCGGCAGCTAGCGCTCAACCTGTTGCGCAAGGACGAAACGAAGCGGTTGAGTCTGCGCATGAAGCGAAAACGGGCCGGTTGGGACGATGCCTTCCTGGCGCAGATCGTCGGAATTTAG
- a CDS encoding lycopene cyclase domain-containing protein: MTYLQFHLVFILPPLLALALIPPRPAAAPGERHPWPWLLLLALLAVLYTTPWDNYLVARGIWSYGAARVLGTIGYVPVEEYLFFVLQPLLTGLWFVRLRARPALRRPDAAPGPHARRLGAAFWLLIAVVGAVLLTTEPGTYLGLILAWAAPVLAGQWFLAGDAFLRHRRLFFLAVAVPTLYLWVADAIAIRLGIWHIAEATTLGWRPVGLPVEEATFFLVTNLLVVQGLWLFLPLSQPHAARHA, translated from the coding sequence ATGACCTACCTCCAGTTCCACCTCGTCTTCATCCTGCCGCCGCTGCTGGCGCTGGCCCTCATCCCGCCCCGCCCGGCGGCCGCCCCGGGCGAGCGCCATCCCTGGCCGTGGCTGCTCCTGCTGGCCCTCCTGGCCGTACTCTACACCACCCCGTGGGACAACTACCTCGTGGCGCGGGGCATCTGGTCGTACGGCGCAGCGCGTGTGCTGGGGACGATCGGCTACGTGCCCGTCGAAGAGTACCTGTTCTTCGTGCTCCAGCCGCTGCTCACCGGGCTGTGGTTCGTGCGCCTGCGGGCGCGCCCCGCCCTCCGCCGGCCCGACGCGGCCCCCGGCCCCCACGCCCGCCGCCTCGGCGCCGCCTTCTGGCTGCTCATAGCCGTCGTCGGCGCGGTGCTGCTGACCACCGAGCCGGGCACCTACCTGGGGCTGATCCTGGCCTGGGCCGCCCCGGTCCTGGCAGGCCAGTGGTTCCTCGCCGGCGACGCCTTCCTCCGGCACCGGCGCCTCTTCTTCCTGGCGGTGGCCGTCCCCACGCTCTACCTGTGGGTCGCCGACGCCATCGCCATCCGCCTGGGCATCTGGCACATCGCCGAGGCCACCACGCTCGGCTGGCGTCCCGTTGGCCTGCCCGTCGAAGAAGCCACCTTTTTCCTCGTAACGAACCTGCTCGTGGTGCAGGGCCTCTGGCTGTTCCTCCCCCTGTCGCAACCGCACGCCGCCCGCCATGCCTGA
- a CDS encoding NAD(P)/FAD-dependent oxidoreductase: MPDAPVHPAVAVIGAGLSGLTAASTLHRAGLPVRIFDKGRGPGGRMSRRRQNGFHFDHGAQYFTARDPAFREAVEAWRAEGIVAAWPLRLGVARHGHLTAKPSREARYVGVPSMNAVARHLARGLRVDYGVRIEAVEPFAGGWQLRAEDGTAFGRFDVVLVSAPPPQAAPLLGAASDFAAAAARLTMAPCWAVMAAFDAPLPIPFDGLFVEESPLTWVARNSSKPGRPPGETWVLHAGPDWSAAHLEADPDRITAPLLDAFFAAVGMAPVPPVLAVAHRWRYALPVGKAEAPCLWDPAIGLGACGDAYRGGRIEGAYLSGRALARSVLSTFGISPPAPAA; this comes from the coding sequence ATGCCTGACGCCCCCGTCCATCCCGCCGTCGCCGTGATCGGTGCCGGCCTCAGCGGCCTGACTGCCGCCTCCACGCTGCACCGCGCCGGCCTGCCCGTCCGCATCTTCGACAAGGGACGCGGACCGGGCGGGCGCATGAGCCGCCGCCGGCAGAACGGCTTCCACTTCGACCACGGCGCCCAGTATTTCACGGCCCGGGACCCGGCCTTCCGCGAGGCGGTCGAGGCCTGGCGGGCCGAGGGGATCGTGGCCGCATGGCCGCTGCGTCTCGGCGTGGCACGCCATGGGCACCTCACCGCAAAGCCGTCCCGCGAGGCCCGCTACGTGGGCGTGCCCAGCATGAACGCCGTCGCACGGCACCTGGCCCGTGGCCTGCGCGTCGACTACGGCGTGCGCATCGAGGCCGTAGAGCCCTTCGCGGGCGGCTGGCAGCTCCGGGCCGAGGACGGCACCGCCTTCGGGCGGTTCGACGTCGTCCTCGTGAGCGCCCCGCCGCCGCAAGCTGCGCCCCTGCTCGGCGCAGCCTCCGACTTCGCGGCGGCCGCCGCCCGCCTTACCATGGCACCCTGCTGGGCCGTCATGGCCGCCTTCGACGCCCCGCTCCCGATCCCGTTCGACGGCCTGTTCGTCGAGGAAAGCCCGCTGACCTGGGTGGCGCGCAACAGCAGCAAGCCCGGACGGCCCCCCGGCGAGACGTGGGTCCTGCACGCCGGGCCGGACTGGTCGGCCGCTCATCTCGAAGCCGACCCGGACCGGATCACCGCCCCGTTGCTCGACGCGTTCTTCGCCGCCGTGGGCATGGCCCCCGTGCCGCCCGTGCTGGCCGTGGCCCACCGGTGGCGCTATGCGTTGCCCGTGGGCAAAGCCGAGGCCCCGTGCCTCTGGGATCCGGCCATCGGCCTGGGTGCCTGCGGGGACGCCTACCGGGGCGGACGCATAGAGGGCGCGTACCTCAGCGGCCGCGCCCTCGCCCGTTCCGTGCTATCCACGTTCGGGATCAGCCCCCCTGCACCAGCCGCATGA
- a CDS encoding fasciclin domain-containing protein, translating into MALFVATGCDAQDPETPMVEKDIVQVATEGGFNTLVAAVQAAGLVETLQGEGPFTVFAPTDEAFAKLPEGTVESLLKPENRDQLVAILTYHVVPGAVRAADVVNLTSAKTVQGASLTIKVMDGKVMINDATVTATDIEASNGVIHVIDTVLLPPSN; encoded by the coding sequence ATGGCTCTGTTCGTCGCGACGGGCTGTGACGCGCAGGACCCTGAGACGCCCATGGTGGAGAAAGACATCGTGCAGGTGGCCACGGAAGGCGGCTTCAATACGCTGGTGGCGGCCGTGCAGGCAGCCGGCCTGGTCGAGACGCTCCAGGGCGAGGGGCCGTTTACCGTCTTCGCCCCGACCGACGAGGCCTTCGCGAAGCTGCCCGAGGGCACCGTCGAAAGCCTGCTCAAGCCGGAAAACCGTGACCAGCTCGTTGCCATCCTGACCTACCACGTGGTGCCGGGTGCCGTACGGGCCGCCGACGTGGTCAACCTGACGTCGGCCAAGACGGTACAGGGGGCCTCGCTTACCATCAAGGTGATGGACGGCAAGGTGATGATCAACGACGCCACCGTCACGGCGACGGACATCGAGGCCTCGAACGGCGTCATCCACGTGATCGACACGGTGTTGCTGCCGCCGTCGAACTGA
- a CDS encoding RNA polymerase sigma factor, with protein MKTARLHPRNRKALLDELSDELLMEQLQAGTVEAFDLLVERYSGKLMRYLLDFLGDPQRAEDLLQDTFLRVYRNRHAYRRFAKFSTWIYTIAGNLARSEYRKNKRRKTTYTLRVGTRDQEEYELPLPDETFSPERETERTFEEQAIQEALAQLSPRYWEVVVLRDVQQLTYDEIAEITGLPMGTVKSRINRGRIRLQQILRDRYGIVPEGQEAEVMAA; from the coding sequence ATGAAGACCGCCCGCCTCCACCCCCGCAACCGGAAGGCCCTGCTGGACGAACTCAGCGACGAACTGCTCATGGAGCAGCTCCAGGCCGGAACCGTGGAAGCGTTCGACCTCCTCGTCGAGCGCTACTCCGGCAAGTTGATGCGTTACCTGCTCGACTTCCTCGGCGACCCGCAACGGGCCGAGGACCTGCTGCAGGACACCTTCCTCCGCGTCTACCGGAACCGCCACGCCTACCGGCGCTTCGCCAAGTTCTCCACGTGGATCTACACCATCGCCGGCAACCTGGCCCGCTCGGAATACCGCAAAAACAAGCGCCGCAAGACGACCTACACGCTCCGGGTCGGAACCCGCGATCAGGAGGAGTACGAGCTACCGCTGCCCGACGAGACCTTTTCGCCGGAGCGTGAAACCGAGCGCACGTTCGAGGAGCAGGCCATCCAGGAAGCCCTCGCACAGCTCTCGCCGCGCTACTGGGAGGTGGTGGTACTGCGCGACGTGCAGCAACTGACCTACGACGAAATCGCCGAGATCACGGGCCTGCCCATGGGCACCGTCAAGAGTCGCATCAACCGGGGGCGTATCCGCCTGCAGCAGATTCTTCGCGATCGCTACGGCATCGTCCCCGAGGGGCAGGAAGCCGAGGTCATGGCCGCCTGA